One genomic window of Spirochaetota bacterium includes the following:
- a CDS encoding sugar phosphate isomerase/epimerase yields MKFGVADYGMNVWYGGCYDTMQRLIDLKNIGYDGIERLEASSPSDAVAKAVEFKRLGMDFATVRGPSIEATIKWTAAFGKEYVWAQVTGKDFDTYCRQVNEQVKAASALGVRVVLHNHLGTLVETEEELEAFLAKCPLCGLVFDTGHHAAAGGDPLGIVKRYYPRIIALHLKDWKKTGDISPVHNPKWYDCGYFTGLGEGNIGQDNGAILKAAVKVGYDRWVFVEHDTHTQEALVDLAASRDYLRKSEQ; encoded by the coding sequence ATGAAATTCGGCGTCGCAGATTACGGAATGAATGTCTGGTACGGCGGCTGTTATGATACCATGCAGCGTCTTATCGATCTCAAGAACATCGGTTACGACGGCATAGAACGCCTCGAGGCATCAAGCCCGTCGGATGCCGTTGCGAAAGCCGTCGAGTTCAAGCGCCTGGGCATGGATTTCGCCACCGTGCGCGGTCCGTCAATCGAAGCGACGATCAAATGGACGGCGGCATTCGGTAAGGAATATGTATGGGCGCAGGTGACAGGCAAGGACTTCGATACCTACTGCCGTCAGGTGAATGAGCAGGTGAAAGCGGCGTCAGCGCTCGGCGTGCGCGTTGTGCTCCATAATCATCTCGGCACGCTTGTGGAGACCGAGGAGGAGCTTGAAGCATTCCTCGCGAAATGCCCGCTCTGCGGTCTCGTGTTCGATACGGGGCATCATGCGGCCGCGGGCGGCGATCCGCTTGGCATCGTGAAACGATATTATCCGCGTATCATCGCACTGCATCTGAAGGACTGGAAGAAGACGGGCGATATATCCCCGGTGCATAATCCGAAATGGTATGACTGCGGCTACTTCACCGGCTTAGGCGAGGGGAATATCGGACAGGACAACGGCGCTATACTCAAAGCGGCGGTGAAGGTCGGCTATGACAGATGGGTATTCGTCGAGCATGATACGCATACGCAGGAAGCACTCGTGGACCTTGCCGCGAGCAGGGACTATCTGAGAAAGTCCGAACAATAG